A part of Rhinoderma darwinii isolate aRhiDar2 unplaced genomic scaffold, aRhiDar2.hap1 Scaffold_4248, whole genome shotgun sequence genomic DNA contains:
- the LOC142710429 gene encoding histone H2B 1.1-like: MPEPAKSAPAPKKGSKKAVTKTQKKDGKKRRKSRKESYAIYVYKVLKQVHPDTGISSKAMGIMNSFVNDIFERIAGEASHLAHYNKRSTITSREIQTAVRLLLPGELAKHAVSEGTKAVTKYTSAK, from the coding sequence ATGCCTGAGCCCGCCAAGTCTGCCCCGGCGCCCAAGAAGGGCTCCAAGAAAGCCGTGACCAAGACACAGAAGAAGGACGGCAAGAAGCGAAGAAAGAGCAGGAAGGAGAGCTACGCCATTTACGTATACAAGGTGCTCAAGCAGGTCCACCCTGACACCGGCATCTCGTCCAAGGCCATGGGCATCATGAACtccttcgtcaatgacatcttcgagCGCATCGCAGGGGAAGCCTCCCACCTGGCTCACTACAACAAGCGCTCCACCATCACCTCCCGGGAGATCCAGACTGCCGTGCGCCTGCTGCTGCCTGGAGAGCTGGCCAAGCACGCCGTGTCCGAGGGCACCAAGGCCGTCACCAAGTACACCAGCGCCAAGTAA
- the LOC142710428 gene encoding histone H2A type 1-like — MSGRGKQGGKVRAKAKTRSSRAGLQFPVGRVHRLLRKGNYAQRVSAGAPVYMAAVLEYLTAEILELAGNAARDNKKTRIIPRHLQLAVRNDEELNKLLGGVTIAQGGVLPNIQAVLLPKKTESSKSAKSK; from the coding sequence ATGTCTGGACGCGGTAAACAGGGAGGCAAAGTGCGGGCTAAAGCCAAGACCCGCTCATCCCGGGCAGGACTACAGTTCCCTGTCGGCCGTGTGCACAGACTTCTCCGCAAGGGCAACTACGCTCAGAGGGTCAGCGCCGGCGCTCCGGTTTACATGGCCGCTGTGCTGGAATATCTGACCGCTGAGATCCTGGAACTGGCCGGAAATGCCGCCCGGGACAACAAGAAGACCCGAATTATCCCCCGTCACCTGCAGCTGGCCGTGCGCAATGACGAGGAGCTCAACAAGCTGCTGGGTGGTGTGACCATCGCTCAGGGAGGCGTCCTGCCCAACATCCAGGCCGTTCTGCTGCCCAAGAAGACCGAGAGCAGCAAAAGCGCCAAGAGCAAGTGA
- the LOC142710430 gene encoding histone H4 yields the protein MSGRGKGGKGLGKGGAKRHRKVLRDNIQGITKPAIRRLARRGGVKRISGLIYEETRGVLKVFLENVIRDAVTYTEHAKRKTVTAMDVVYALKRQGRTLYGFGG from the coding sequence ATGTCTGGTCGTGGTAAAGGAGGAAAAGGCCTCGGAAAGGGCGGTGCCAAGCGGCACAGgaaggtgctccgtgataacatccagggcatcaccaagcctgcaatccgccgtctagctcgcaggggaggcgtcaaacgcatctccggtctcatctatgaagagactcgcggcgtcctgaaggttttcctggagaacgtcatccgtgacgccgtcacctacaccgagcacgccaagaggaagaccgtcaccgctatggacgtggtgtacgcgctcaaacgccagggccgcactctctacggcttcggaggttaa
- the LOC142710426 gene encoding histone H1A-like, with protein sequence MAETAPAAAVPPAEPAAKSKKLPKKTAAGGAKKNKKPSGPSVSELIVKAVSASKERSGVSLAALKKALAAGGYDVDKNNSRLKMALKTLVTKETLLQVKGSGASGSFKLNKKQQETKDKAVKKKPAAAAKSPKKTPAKSLTKAKRPAAAKKLAKSPKKPKPAPKKITKSPAKKAAKPKAAKSPAKKAAKSPAKKAGKSPAKKAPKAAKSPAKKASKTRKTVAKK encoded by the coding sequence ATGGCAGAGACCGCACCAGCCGCCGCTGTCCCTCCCGCCGAGCCGGCCGCCAAATCCAAGAAGCTGCCGAAAAAAACTGCAGCAGGGGGCgccaagaaaaacaaaaaaccctccgGTCCCAGCGTGTCCGAGCTCATCGTGAAAGCCGTGTCCGCCTCCAAAGAGCGCAGTGGGGTGTCTCTGGCCGCCCTGAAGAAGGCTCTGGCTGCTGGAGGATACGATGTAGACAAGAACAACAGCCGCCTGAAGATGGCACTCAAGACTCTGGTGACCAAGGAAACCCTGCTCCAGGTGAAAGGCAGCGGCGCCTCCGGCTCCTTCAAGCTGAACAAGAAACAGCAGGAGACTAAGGACAAGGCGGTCAAGAAGAAGCCGGCGGCTGCTGCCAAATCACCGAAGAAGACTCCGGCCAAGAGCCTGACAAAGGCAAAGAGGCCTGCCGCTGCCAAGAAGCTGGCGAAGAGCCCCAAGAAGCCAAAACCTGCCCCCAAGAAAATAACCAAGAGCCCAGCAAAGAAGGCGGCCAAGcccaaagctgccaagagtccggctaagaaagctgccaagagtccggctaagaaagctggCAAGAGTCCGGCAAAGAAAGCGcccaaagctgccaagagtccggcaaAGAAAGCGTCTAAAACCAGGAAGACCGTGGCTAAGAAATAA